The window GGACCGGCTGCGCTGATGCCGCGGGGGCACGGGCTTTTGCTGCGTGCGCCGCAAATGTCGGATTTCCCGCAATGGGCGCAGTTGCGCGAGTCCAGCCGCGCCTATCTCACGCCATGGGAGCCGATCTGGCCGTCCGACGACCTGACCCGCGCCGGCTTCCGCCGCCGGTTGCGCCGCTACAGCGAGGATATCGCCGCCGACCGCTCCTATCCGTTCATCATCTTCCGCGAATCGGACGGGGTGATGATCGGCGGCATCACGCTCGCCAATGTCCGCCGCGGCATCGTGCAGGCCGGCACGATCGGCTATTGGGTCGGCCTGCCGCACGCCCATCGCGGCTACATGACGACGGCGCTGCGGGTGCTGCTGCCCTCGCTGTTCGGCGAGCTCAACCTGCATCGCATCGAGGCGGCCTGCATTCCCTCCAATGCGTCGTCGATCCGCGTGCTGGAGAAGTGCGGCTTCACCCGCGAGGGCCTGGCGCGGCGCTATCTCTGCATCAACGGGATCTGGCAGGATCACCTGCTGTTCGGCCTGCTGCACGAGGATTTCCGCGGTTGAATCTTAAGCCTGTTGGCTGATGGCGGGCCCTATCCGAGCCATTTCAGGATGCTTTCAACATGCCTTTGCAACATGCCGTTTCAACATGCCTTGGGTTCGCCGCCATTGGCTTGCTATAACGCCCGCGAAACGGGGAACTCTGGTTTGGAGGCTTTGGGGATATCGCATGGGTGACAGGGTGATCAGGTTCGCGCTCGCCGCGGCGGTATCGATCGGTCTCGGTGCCACCCTGCTGCCGGAGGTCAGCTCGGCGCAGTCGCTGAGCGACCGCTTCAAGAGCCTGTTCGGCGGCGGTTCGTCCGATTCGAAGCCGGCGACGCCGGCGGCGCCGCAGCCGCTCAACGACGCCGACGCCGAGCTGACCTGCCCGCCGGTGCAGATCCGCTCCGGGGCCTCGACCTATTCGGTGGCCGTGGACGGCAAGGAGGCGGTCGGCAACGACGTCAAGTTCCTGGCCTCGATCACGCGCACGGCGCGGCAATGCAATCTAAACAGCGGCCAGATCACGGCCAAGATCGGTATCCAGGGACGGGTCATCGTCGGCCCCTCGGGCGCGCCGCCGACCATCCAGGTGCCGCTGCGCGTCGCCGTGGTGAAGGGCGGCGTCGGCGAGAGGACCATTGCGACCAAGGCCTACACCACCACGGTGCAGATGGACGACAGCGGCAGCGTCCCGTTCAGCCTGGTCGCCGAGGATGTCGTCTATCCGGCGCCGTCGCCCGCGGACAATGACGATTACATCTTCTATATCGGCTTCGATCCGCAGGCGCTGAAGCCGGAGCCCAAGCCCCGCGCGCCGCACAAGAAGAAGTAGCGGCCGCCGCGACGGGGCCGGTGGAATAAGAAGCAGCAGGAACAAAGAAAAAGGCCGGCGCGATGATCTCGCGCCGGCCTTTTCCGGAAGGAAGTGTGATCGCGTCAGTTCAGCTTGGAGCGGACTTCGGCGATGCCCTTGCCGACGAGGTCGTCGGCAACCGAGCCCTTGACCGACTGCGACAGGATGGTCGAGGCGGCGGTCACGGCGGCGTTGGCCGCGGCGGCGCGCACATCGGCCACGGCCTGCGCCTCGGCCTGGGCGATCTTGCCCTCTGCGGTCTTGGTCCGCCGGGCGACAAAATCTTCCATCTTGGCCTTGGCTTCAGCCGCGATCCGTTCGGCTTCGGCCTTGGCGTTGGAGATGATGTCGGCGGCTTCGCGCTCCGCGCTGGCGCGGCGTGCCTTGTATTCGCCGAGCAGCTTGTTGGCCTCGTCCTTCAGACGGCGGGCGTCGTCGAGCTCGGCCTTGATGCGCTCGGCACGATGATCGAGCGCCGTCAGCAGGGTGCGATGGACGCCGAGATAGCCGAACACGACCAGCAGAATGACGAAGGCGATCGCAACCCAGGTTTCCGGTTCGTAAAACATCGTCTATCCCTTCAGCGACGCGTCGACGGCGCTGTTGACCGCATTCGCGTCCGGCGTGACGCCGGCGAGTTGCTGGACGATGGCGCCGGCCGCATCCGCCGCGATGCCGCGGACGTTGCTCATGGCGTTGGTCCGGGTCGTTGCGATCTGCTTCTCGGCGTCGGCGAGCTTTGCCGCCAGCTTCTCTTCCAGCGCCTTGCGCTCGACTTCCGAGGCCGCGTTCAGCTTCTCGCGGGTCTCGTTGCCGATCGCCTGTGCGTTGGAGCGCGCATTCGCCAGCTCGGTTTCATAGGCCTTCAGCGCCGCGTCGGACTCGTCCTTCAGCTTCTGCGCCTCGGCCAGATCGCCCTCGATCTTGTTCTGGCGTGCATCGATCGTCCCGCCGACGCGCGGCAGGGCGATACGCGACACGATCAGGTAGAGCGCGACAAATGCAATCGCCAGCGACACCAGCTGCGAGGCGTAATTGGAGGAATCGAACGGCGGAAAGGTTCCGCCGTGATGTCCGCCATCGGCCTCGGTGTGGGCGCCGGCATTCTGGCCTTTTGCCTCGCCATGACTCTCAGCCACGGTGTTCTCCTGTTGCTGTCATGCGCGCCGCCCTTGAGATGACCTTTGGGCGGCGCGACGGGTTGCCGCTAAAGCGGAACCGGGGTGCCGCTCAGAGCGGAACGAACAGCAGAAGCAGCGCGATCAGCAGCG of the Bradyrhizobium quebecense genome contains:
- a CDS encoding GNAT family N-acetyltransferase → MALFRLPSGGPAALMPRGHGLLLRAPQMSDFPQWAQLRESSRAYLTPWEPIWPSDDLTRAGFRRRLRRYSEDIAADRSYPFIIFRESDGVMIGGITLANVRRGIVQAGTIGYWVGLPHAHRGYMTTALRVLLPSLFGELNLHRIEAACIPSNASSIRVLEKCGFTREGLARRYLCINGIWQDHLLFGLLHEDFRG
- a CDS encoding ATP F0F1 synthase subunit B (Produces ATP from ADP in the presence of a proton gradient across the membrane. Subunit B is part of the membrane proton channel.), producing MFYEPETWVAIAFVILLVVFGYLGVHRTLLTALDHRAERIKAELDDARRLKDEANKLLGEYKARRASAEREAADIISNAKAEAERIAAEAKAKMEDFVARRTKTAEGKIAQAEAQAVADVRAAAANAAVTAASTILSQSVKGSVADDLVGKGIAEVRSKLN
- a CDS encoding F0F1 ATP synthase subunit B, encoding MAESHGEAKGQNAGAHTEADGGHHGGTFPPFDSSNYASQLVSLAIAFVALYLIVSRIALPRVGGTIDARQNKIEGDLAEAQKLKDESDAALKAYETELANARSNAQAIGNETREKLNAASEVERKALEEKLAAKLADAEKQIATTRTNAMSNVRGIAADAAGAIVQQLAGVTPDANAVNSAVDASLKG